In Macaca fascicularis isolate 582-1 chromosome 15, T2T-MFA8v1.1, one genomic interval encodes:
- the ZBTB6 gene encoding zinc finger and BTB domain-containing protein 6 — protein MAAESDVLHFQFEQQGDVVLQKMNLLRQQNLFCDVSIYINDTEFQGHKVILAACSTFMRDQFLLTQSKHVRITILQSAEVGRKLLLSCYTGALEVKRKELLKYLTAASYLQMVHIVEKCTEALSKYLEIDLSMKNNNQHTDLCQSSDPDVKNEDENSDKDCEIIEISEDSPVNIDFHVKEEESNALQSTVESLTSERKEMKSPELSAVDIGFKDNEICILHVESISTAGVENGQFSQPCTSSKASMYFSETQHSLINSTVESRVAEVPGNQGQGLFCENTEGSYGTVSEIQNLEEGYSLRHQCPRCPRGFLHVENYLRHLKMHKLFLCLQCGKTFTQKKNLNRHIRGHMGIRPFQCSVCLKTFTAKSTLQDHLNIHSGDRPYKCHCCDMDFKHKSALKKHLTSVHGRSSGEKLSRPDLKRQSLL, from the coding sequence ATGGCTGCTGAGTCTGATGTTCTGCATTTCCAGTTTGAACAGCAAGGAGATGTGGTCTTGCAGAAAATGAATCTTTTGAGACAGCAGAATTTATTTTGTGATGTATCAATTTACATTAATGACACTGAGTTCCAGGGGCACAAGGTGATTTTGGCTGCTTGCTCCACTTTTATGAGAGATCAGTTTTTACTCACACAGTCAAAACATGTCAGAATCACCATCTTGCAGAGTGCAGAAGTTGGCAGAAAATTGTTACTGTCTTGCTATACTGGAGCACTTGAAGTTAAAAGGAAAGAGCTTTTGAAATACTTGACTGCTGCCAGTTACCTTCAAATGGTTCACATTGTGGAAAAGTGCACAGAAGCTTTGTCAAAATATCTGGAAATTGATCTTTCTATGAAAAACAACAACCAACACACTGACCTGTGTCAGTCTTCTGATCCTGATGTTAAGAATGAAGATGAAAATTCTGATAAAGACTGTGAGATAATTGAAATTTCAGAAGATAGTCCTGTGAACATAGATTTCCATGTTAAAGAAGAGGAAAGCAATGCTTTGCAGTCTACAGTAGAGAGTCTGAcatcagagagaaaggaaatgaagtcacCAGAGCTGTCTGCGGTAGACATAGGTTTTAAAGACAATGAAATTTGTATCCTTCACGTAGAATCCATCAGTACAGCTGGTGTTGAAAATGGGCAGTTTTCACAGCCTTGTACCTCTTCAAAAGCAAGCATGTATTTCTCTGAAACACAGCATTCATTGATCAATTCTACAGTTGAGAGCAGAGTGGCTGAAGTTCCTGGGAATCAAGGTCAGGGCTTATTTTGTGAGAATACTGAAGGAAGTTATGGTACAGTGAGTGAGATTCAGAATCTGGAGGAAGGTTATTCACTGAGGCACCAGTGCCCCAGGTGTCCTCGAGGCTTTCTTCATGTTGAAAACTATCTGCGCCACCTTAAAATGCATAAACTATTCTTATGCTTACAGTGCGGGAAAACATTTacacagaagaaaaatctcaaccGACACATTCGAGGACACATGGGCATACGGCCCTTTCAGTGTTCTGTGTGCTTGAAGACATTTACTGCTAAAAGCACACTTCAGGACCACTTGAACATACACAGTGGGGATCGGCCATACAAATGCCACTGTTGTGATATGGATTTTAAGCACAAGTCTGCTCTCAAAAAGCACTTAACCTCCGTCCATGGCAGAAGCAGTGGTGAAAAACTATCTAGGCCTGATCTCAAAAGGCAAAGTCTACTATAA